In a single window of the archaeon BMS3Bbin15 genome:
- the sirB gene encoding sirohydrochlorin ferrochelatase: protein MIKCIYPKVILLNNVCVVVVGHGSRLPETKEVYEKVGKLAGEKLGVPTKVAYMKHWEPSIYEAVTSSIKEGFKKIVVVPLFLLPGLHVTDDIPVILGLKEGKTDENNSIVKAPEDVEIIYTANIGGDERLAEIVKDRVNSALGKLL from the coding sequence GTGATAAAGTGCATATATCCGAAGGTGATTTTATTGAATAACGTATGTGTGGTTGTGGTAGGGCATGGTTCAAGGCTACCTGAAACCAAGGAAGTTTATGAAAAGGTTGGAAAGCTTGCCGGGGAGAAGCTTGGAGTTCCAACTAAAGTGGCATATATGAAACACTGGGAACCCAGTATATATGAAGCCGTAACATCTTCAATAAAGGAGGGCTTTAAGAAAATTGTAGTCGTGCCACTGTTTCTTCTACCAGGGCTTCATGTAACTGACGATATACCTGTCATTCTGGGATTGAAAGAAGGTAAAACCGATGAGAATAACAGTATAGTTAAAGCTCCTGAAGATGTTGAAATTATCTACACAGCCAATATTGGCGGGGATGAAAGACTTGCAGAGATAGTAAAAGACAGAGTGAACAGTGCACTGGGGAAACTTTTATAG
- a CDS encoding HxlR-like helix-turn-helix, with translation MSEEIFKILGKKGVIKILDCIVVKRRKYGEIENILGNPSTTTRHLKILEKKGIVRREVHMEKYRPVYYYLTEKGKKIHKLVKEIQEEYE, from the coding sequence GTGAGCGAGGAAATATTCAAAATCCTGGGAAAGAAAGGTGTGATAAAGATACTTGATTGTATTGTTGTAAAAAGGAGGAAGTATGGAGAAATTGAAAATATTCTGGGTAATCCATCAACCACAACAAGACATCTAAAGATTCTCGAAAAGAAGGGAATAGTTCGAAGAGAAGTGCATATGGAGAAATATAGACCGGTTTATTACTATCTTACCGAGAAGGGGAAGAAGATTCATAAACTCGTGAAAGAAATACAGGAGGAGTATGAATAG
- the acsA gene encoding acetyl-coenzyme A synthetase, which yields MAEKIESLLKEEEVYHSSDDFREKALVKDESIYSEDYKQFWKRAAEEVDWFEPYSKLMDDSEAPFFKWYIDGKINIAYNCLDRHVNSWRKNKAAILWEGENGDRMVLTYYQLYREVNRFANALKGLGVNKGDRVTIYLGMVPELPIAMLACAKIGAVHSIVFGGFSALALRERIEDSQSKIVITADGSYRRGKIVPLKDNVDESLEGIDGIEKVVVVKRTGNEINFIDGRDIWWNDFIEGQSIELEAENLDSEHPLFILYTSGTTGKPKGVVHVHGGYNVGTTITTKLIFDLKDEDVYWCTADIGWVTGHSYIIYGPLSLGATTLMYEGAPDYPSAGRWWDIIDRYGVSVFYTAPTAIRYFMRLGDEYIKKHSLSTLRLLGTVGEPINPEVWRWYYRTIGKENCPIVDTWWQTETGMILITTLPGVLPMKPGSAGKAFPGTEADIFNENGESVGLNEGGYLVLKKPYPSMLRTIYGDPDRYVNVYWSKFKGCYLTGDGARKDGDGYFWILGRIDDVLNVSGHRIGTMELESALVAHPQVAEAAVVGKPHEIKGQAIVAFVVMKAGVIPGDELREEIRDFMVKEIGSIAKPDEVHFVEKLPKTRSGKIMRRVIRAIAEGKIDVGDISTLEDESALDEIRKK from the coding sequence ATGGCAGAAAAAATTGAATCCTTATTAAAAGAGGAGGAAGTTTATCACTCCAGTGATGATTTCAGGGAAAAAGCTTTGGTGAAGGATGAGAGTATATACTCAGAGGACTATAAGCAGTTCTGGAAAAGGGCGGCTGAAGAGGTTGACTGGTTTGAACCCTATTCAAAGCTTATGGATGATAGTGAAGCACCTTTCTTCAAGTGGTATATTGACGGTAAGATAAATATTGCCTACAACTGCCTTGACAGACATGTTAATAGCTGGAGAAAGAATAAGGCTGCAATACTCTGGGAAGGTGAAAATGGGGATAGGATGGTCTTAACATATTATCAACTTTACAGGGAAGTCAACAGGTTTGCTAATGCTCTCAAAGGGCTGGGTGTAAATAAAGGGGACAGGGTGACAATCTATCTTGGAATGGTACCGGAACTTCCAATTGCCATGTTAGCATGTGCAAAAATAGGAGCAGTACACAGTATTGTATTTGGAGGTTTCAGCGCTCTTGCTTTGAGAGAGAGGATTGAGGATTCTCAGTCAAAGATAGTGATAACTGCAGACGGTAGTTACAGGCGTGGAAAAATTGTACCATTGAAGGATAATGTGGATGAATCTCTTGAAGGTATAGATGGTATTGAGAAGGTTGTAGTTGTAAAAAGGACTGGGAATGAAATAAATTTTATTGATGGAAGGGATATCTGGTGGAATGATTTTATTGAAGGACAGAGCATAGAGCTTGAAGCTGAGAATCTTGATAGCGAACATCCTCTTTTTATACTCTATACCTCCGGCACAACAGGCAAGCCCAAGGGTGTTGTGCATGTACACGGCGGTTACAATGTGGGTACCACCATAACAACAAAACTTATCTTTGATTTAAAAGATGAGGATGTCTACTGGTGCACGGCAGACATAGGCTGGGTTACCGGGCACAGTTATATTATATATGGACCTCTGAGTCTTGGAGCTACGACTTTGATGTATGAGGGCGCTCCTGATTACCCCTCAGCGGGGCGCTGGTGGGACATTATTGACAGGTATGGTGTGAGTGTGTTCTATACTGCCCCCACAGCTATAAGGTACTTCATGCGCCTTGGAGATGAATATATCAAAAAACATAGCCTTTCCACTCTTCGCCTTTTAGGTACTGTGGGAGAGCCAATAAATCCTGAGGTCTGGCGCTGGTATTATAGAACTATTGGAAAAGAGAATTGTCCTATAGTTGATACATGGTGGCAGACTGAGACAGGGATGATACTTATTACGACATTACCCGGGGTACTCCCCATGAAGCCAGGTTCAGCCGGTAAGGCTTTCCCTGGAACTGAAGCAGATATTTTTAATGAGAATGGAGAATCCGTAGGATTAAATGAGGGTGGCTATCTTGTGCTGAAAAAACCATATCCTTCAATGCTCAGGACAATATATGGTGACCCTGATAGATATGTGAATGTCTACTGGAGTAAATTCAAGGGTTGCTATCTTACTGGTGATGGAGCGAGAAAGGATGGGGATGGCTACTTCTGGATTCTGGGTAGAATAGATGATGTTCTGAATGTATCAGGCCATAGGATTGGAACTATGGAGCTTGAGAGTGCTTTAGTTGCCCACCCCCAGGTGGCTGAGGCTGCTGTTGTTGGAAAACCCCATGAGATTAAAGGGCAGGCTATTGTGGCATTTGTTGTAATGAAGGCTGGAGTTATACCAGGAGATGAACTCAGAGAAGAGATAAGGGATTTTATGGTCAAAGAGATAGGTTCTATAGCAAAGCCCGATGAGGTTCATTTTGTGGAGAAGCTGCCAAAAACAAGAAGCGGGAAGATTATGAGGAGGGTAATAAGGGCCATAGCAGAGGGAAAAATTGATGTGGGTGATATCTCAACCCTGGAAGATGAGAGTGCTCTGGATGAAATAAGGAAGAAGTAG